One Hevea brasiliensis isolate MT/VB/25A 57/8 unplaced genomic scaffold, ASM3005281v1 Scaf275, whole genome shotgun sequence genomic window, CCTCTTCCAGTAGGGAAATTGGTGTCAATTTTGGAGTCTTTATTGAACATAAAAGCCAAGAAGCATGTGATTAAGATGCCAAGAAATGGGGATGTGCCCTATACACACGCCAATGTGAGCTTGGCTTACAGGGATTTCGGGTACAAGCCAACCACAGATTTGAGCACAGGGTTGAGGAAATTTGTCAAGTGGTATGCCAGCTATTATGGGATTCAGACAAAGGTAAAAAAGGGAAAAGAAGTCAACAGTGAGCATAACGAGGATTGAAAGGTTGAGACAAATTCATCTTCATCTCTATCCTCCACTcatccatcatcatcatcatggtTGATCccttttcaatttctttttttaagattaatttataaattctgtttttttttttcttattctcTGCTGTTGTGAAGTGAAAATGTTGGAACTGATGTTGTTGATGGTGTAGCATAATAGAGGTTACAGTTTGATACAGAAGAGAAGATAAATGTGAAtcaagaaattaaagaaaaagaaagaaagaaggaagtagAGGGACAAGTTGTGTAGATCTGTGAAGTTGGGATGTAATAATAAATTTGGTGGGCTCTGCTACAAAGGTTGCAGATCTCAACCATTTGGATTCATATTtgaaagaaaattttataattgaGCAGCCACAACCTGATCCTTCTCTCTGTCTACTTttcatttttgtttcttttttctcaTCTCAATTTGATCAATAGAAATCAAATTGAGAtgctttaatttttttcatgtggCTTCAAGAATGAATAGTCCCTTCaaattatttaaaagaaaaaaaataattaatagatGGAAAAAATTAAGAAATGGAATTGACAAGCATCGCTCCTTCATTCTCACCCAATAAGAAATTGAGATCAAGGCAAAGTAGGCTTcccgtgaaaaaaaaaattctatttttctatttatatagtataaatttatttattaaaaaataaattataaattagaaacaatatatatgtatatttttttcaataatgtgttagtaaaaatatattattcaatTAGTGTTGAGTTTAgggtttttttatttcttttttaaagCCGATTTCTGTTAGATTTTCTCGTTACCAAGTTTAGAAAGTTGGTATATTGTTGTtttcataaaaaaagaaaaaaagttggTTTATTGTTAAGAAAAAATTTTCCAAAAATCAAAGGCCAAAAGTAGAAAGGATCCATCCTTGGATTGCCTCTGAAATGGAATAAAACTGGAATCTTTCATAGGACAAACTGAAATattatgtgtatatataaataaaataaaaaaatatttacaaaaaCTCAAACCTAATGGaagtctctctctatatatatatatatttatgatttgaagTCAATTAAAGCTCCATTTATttcttagaaaatattttttaatattttctaatatTTGAGACATTCTAAAAAATgagttatgataaaaaaaataatttatttttaagaaaaatatttttttatttttaaaagatatcattatttttcattttctaaatatttataattttattaaaatgtaaaaacatTTATACATGCTAATATAAatacattttattaatttaacataacaaaaaatatttttataattaaaaaaaatatttttcatatataaattcttTTCCCTGAAACCAACGCAGCCTAAAATTAATATAGTTTTATTAAGCAGCGTATCCCTTCCCTCGACTCTATGTGTATGCATATTtatctttaataaaaaaaattaaattatattttagattATTGCAcaaaaagtaatttaaaatagactcgttttaataataattattgaaatCTAAATGTCAAAGTTGGAATTTCATAAATCAAGATATTCCCTTTAAGATAACAAAtctcaaattaaattttgggTGATCTAAGAATAAACATGACTAGTTATAAAATCAAGACCAAATTGAGGCAGCTTAGAAGCCTACCAATTATTACTTAATTATTAGATctctattgaattaaaaaaaaaataatgaatataaacaTTCAATCAGAATCATCTAATGCAGTCAATAACTAAAAAATATTGAATATAATTGAGTTTTAGTTCAGAAAAATAAATTTCTAAGCAGAATTATGATTATAATATACAAAAGCAAATCATATAAACCATGATTTGGGTGGGAATACAAGAATTTGGAGTTTTTGTTTAGTGACAAGCAAGTTTCACCAACCATGAAAAGAAAGCTTAACCTTCAATCATCAATCAAACAAGAGAGTAAATCAATTAAATTCTCATTTAGcttgatttatatttttttaaaataaattattttttaagttcATGAACCGACAGTGGGGGCAATCCTCATTATTTCGATCAAGATCAAATAAAAACAAATTTTTTTCTCATGACGAGAAAATTCCACCCCATGATTCTCTCATAGGCCTATTCAACACACCCCACTCGGCCCTAACACAAGAAAACAGCAATGGATAGGTCCTCGGCTCAAAAGAATGATCCTGTTTCTCCGCAGCGCAAAAGGAATTGTCTGCTTCAAACACTTCAGTACTTGCATGCCAGAGACTCCTACTACTAAAATAGAACGCAAGAAAAAACTCCATGGCATTATTCTGCACTTCTATTTGTGCCCACACCAACACCATTCATAGCAAGATTCACGCTTAATGGGCCTAAATTTTCAGGGTAATCATTGATGAGCCTCCCTGCTAAGCTTGTTTTAGTGAAGGATAAGACTAACCCAAACAGAACTCAGTACACATCGGTATATGCTTGCCTAGGTCAGGTGCCTAGTAGAATAAATCAATCACATCCACTAACCTATAGACTTGTATAatctcttttctctcttgttttcaagaGAGAAAGTTTTCTCATTTTAGGCTTAGTTTGATCTAGGTCTCTCGGACTCGCCAAGTGGAAATCGTCGGAGGCAAGGGAAGACTTCTGTTTTTCGTTCTCCTGATTTGCGAGACGACCCTTCCGCATATGAGTCAGGTTGTATCTGATTTAGAGGTTGCCTATGTTTGGTTTGGCGTGCATGCAAGTCATGATCGAAGACCATTATGCAACTGGGATTAGTCATGCTTGAAGTGGACAGATTGGCGACGGGAGGAGGATGAGTGGTACTGTTAGGGGGCTTCGGATGCATTTGTTTTTGCTTGCTAAGGGCTGGGTCTTTGGGCCCAAAAGCCGGTGCTGGTTATGTTTCAAGCGGTTTAACTCTATGCATTGAGAGGGCTACATTGTCTATGCTTCTACATCGCAGCTGGGAAAACAATCTCAATTGGCTTAAAGAGTGGCAGTGAGCCCTACAGCAGCACCCTCCTCACATTGTAGAGTTAAGCTTTATAATTCGGTGAAGATTTAGGGAGGTCTTGTCTGTTTATGGTTCTTTTGGGTGGTGAAGGGCGTCCCCAATGAGCCTACTGTTTCTGATATGCAGTGTTGAAGACAGTCTCTGCACAGTTTATTCCAGTAGTTGGCAGCCTTGCGAGGGACAGCAGAAGGTATTAGGGCTCTTGGTTGGTAAGGATATACTAATGGATCGGGTATGGTTTTGTTGACAACCTAAAGAGTGGTCTATCCATTTCCTTCATATCTTTTTTTAACCCAGCTTGAAATCCCCTGCTCCTGGGGGTTTTCAATGCAATTTCGCAGTTTCGAAGACATGCAGGAGTTGTTAACACTTTTCTAAAGAAtatcaaaatattattaaaaattaaaattgataagttTTAATAATTTCAACATTTTTTTGGAAAAACGCCAAACAGCgcaattttttgttttttaatcaAAGATACAAGCACTAATTCACCtacataagaaaatattaattcaCTCCACCATTAGCAAAGCTAAAAACAAAAACACAACTGCAACCAACAATAAAAATTGATGGTTCTGGCAGGAACATCATAACTGCACTAAGGCAATGCTCATAGGAAACCATTTATTTCCCAAAGACTGCAAAAGAAATCTCCCTCTTGCAGTTAAGAGCCCTCTACCGTATTGCAAGCCCAAGTCATGCAAATTCCCTCCAGTGAACCATTTAATCAAATGTGCTTCTGTAGCAGGGCATGCAAAACAACAAAAACAATATCTCCAGATTTAAACTTACCAAGCCCACGTCAGAAAGGCAATTGCCACGCTCAAGTTGAGCAAATACAATTAAAGTAAATAAGAGAACTACATTCTGAACCAGTAATAACTAGCTACAGGGCAGTACATTGATGGTGACAACTTCTTAGCAACCATTTTCATCCCCAAACCTTCCATTCCCGCGAAAATTGTTGTTGTTGAAAGATCGTGGACCACGAGAACTATCTTGGGCATAACTCACTCGAATGCTTCGTCCTTGTAATTCCTGAAGAAGCAGCATATAAAACTCAACGTGCAATTCAAGAGAACAGCATTACTAAATCACTTCAAATATTCTACTTCTAACCTGGCCATCCATTGCTGACAATGCTGCACTTGCAGACTCATCGTTTGAGAAGTCAACAAACCCAAATCCCCTTGACCTTCCAGAATCTCTATCAGTGATAACCCTTGCTGTGTACCAGAGGAACAATGTGAATCAATACAATGACACTACCAAGAACAAAAATATCCTCTTTTTTTGTTTCCTCTCTCTCTTATGCATGCatacatttatttatttagttggtaGACATGTAAGCAACTGCTGGAAAACATTTATATTGGCTAAATAACTAAAGAAAGATAATTATGTTAATAAAATAAGCATACAAGTGGATATCATTTTACATTGGCATCCAAAATATGCAAATGCTGCATTGCCATTACCAATGTGTTCAGTCTTATAACTTTCTGGACAATGTTAAAGAACAAAAATGGCATTCCTATTGTAAGTTTAATTTTAACaaagtaaaaaattattaatatatatatatatatatatatatatatatatatatatatatatatatatatatatatatatatattcagtaAAAAATTTCAGTTTCATTGAATTAACAATAACTATATCCTGCTATGAGATGAGTGTTGAAACTTACCACTAATCACTTCACCAAACCCAGAAAAAGCATCCTTTAGAGACCGGTCATCAGTCCCATACGAAAGACCTTCAACCACAGAAAACACCCCCATAGTTAAACGCAGAGCACTAccacactatatatatatatataaaaagtaaAGGAAAAGCAGTCTTTGATACAGCATTCATCAATACCTCCCACAAAAAGCTTGTTTGATGACATGCAGCGAATAGAATTCAACATAGAGGCCATTTGAACTTGACCATTCTGGGAAACGCTCTGCCTCACCAGGCTCCCAAATTTGTTACAGAATGCCATTTATACCCACTGAACAATCATGATTTCCCATGAAATCCAGAAGatcaacaataataaaaaaaaagggaaaatctCGATTAGTACTCAAAATCCCAGCTCCAAACCATACTCATATCTTTGATAATGGAGGAAGAAACAGTTTATGACTTATCCATCTACTAGCAATCGAAATCAACCGACATAGACAAGCAAagctaaattaataaaaatagacGCATATAAATTAGGGTTTAAGAAATAAGCATACCTTTgagaagaaaatctaaaaaatCTAAGAGAACGGCTAGGGTTTAAGAGCAAAGTAGGATCGAGAGGCTGGGTAAATATCTTCCAGTCTTATAGTCAGGAGGTTCAATAGGGCAGAGTTCAGGTGCGGCTTGTCTTTCTTGTGATTAATGACACAAATGCGGAGTTGTACGTTTGACTATCCGGTCATTAGGAGGGTGATTTGTCATTAAAGTACAAGTTCATATTAGCATAGAATTGCAATTGCTGCCTTGTGCTCATCCATGCCACGTCGGATCAGATAGATAATGCTTCCCAACACATGTGATTAGTTCCAACTATAAATTAATTATCTAAATAATTGCTCTTAAATTTATCGGTtgcattaattcttttatgaaaaattaaGAATTGTCCGTCAATTATTACGTAGATATTaatgattttaatatatatatatatatatatgtccacaaattattacataattattaataattttaatatatatataatataatatcttaaatttttattaaatattatatattttattttttattattttttatctcttaaactatttaataaaaattttataatataaatatatataattaatttatattataacttatcctataataataattatttattataatattaaaaagtgAATTATTAAATAACTTATgacttatatatataattaaaaaattaataatttaattataattttaagtaataaattaattaataataaataaaaaaaattagttgaAAAATCAACGTGTCAAAATCACAGAAAAAATAACATCATGTGTTAAACTATTGGGAGTTCTCTCTACAACCCCCCCACCccaccacacacacacacacacacacacacatatattatctatcatatctattaattttgtaatttaaataaatgataatttaataaaaaaaattttttataaaaataaatatttttttataaaaataaaattattcaatcattctctttataaaatttaaatatgacaGATATAAATAGATGTACGAggtattaataattttttcctTACCTTTAATTGCCTAAAAAAGtactatatatataaaaattaaattacatttgtttttatttatagcatctttttttttaattatatattacatttaaaaaattaaaaagtattaattttttttattttatcttatatctttattaaataaaataaatatttatacataaaataattaagtgaaataaaagataatttaatcaattataagtatatttttatgaaaataagattatccaataattttctcaactatcCTAGAAAACtcaaataataacaaataaaaataaatgaaaattatataagaaaataaatttaatagttattaaattaaAACTTCATATATTTATTGTGCACATTATAGTTAATCatacataaattttaatataaatatttaatataaaaattattaaatttatttttatataaaattaaatttatcttATATCtgctttattattaaaataaaatttaaatataactgGTTTTAATATTGtgatcttatttattttatt contains:
- the LOC110645030 gene encoding glycine-rich RNA-binding protein 2, mitochondrial — its product is MAFCNKFGSLVRQSVSQNGQVQMASMLNSIRCMSSNKLFVGGLSYGTDDRSLKDAFSGFGEVISARVITDRDSGRSRGFGFVDFSNDESASAALSAMDGQELQGRSIRVSYAQDSSRGPRSFNNNNFRGNGRFGDENGC